A genome region from Conger conger chromosome 16, fConCon1.1, whole genome shotgun sequence includes the following:
- the LOC133115073 gene encoding band 3 anion exchange protein-like: MDTDLSFGGDNDMSYEENDTSFLPSPFNLTPAHHRGSYDLDQQRQEEGEIPSQSFTLRLDTGAALNLNTNANSRGDCLAYVELNEYKTNGNQEGYWQETGRWVGYEESYDPNTGVWGPSHISYLTFKSLVQLRRAMSSGVFLLDLGENSLSAVAEKVVDELASRREIQQGERENLLRALLQKRSQSNQDTEASSGIEMQVFSVTKKRDAAGSLEASVVLSGALDFLKKPVLAFVRLREAVVMETALEASVAVRFVFVMVGPAQATMDYHESGRSMAALLTDRVFNTAAFLADSEKELTDAMADFMDCSIVVPPTEIKNEVMLQSIIDFQKKLLRDRQRPSDTQLFFKDKPKGPVEPREDPLARMGWPFGGMVKDIKRRYPKYLSDFTDGLNIQVLSAVIFIYFAALSPAITFGGLLADKTEGWMGVSELMISTSIQGIIFCFIAAQPVLVIGFSGPLLVFEDAFYVFCKARGIEYIVGRVWVGIWLVVIVVVMVGIEGSFLVKFISRFTQEIFSILISLIFIYETFAKLFKIFQAHPLVLNYDHLNSSKPYSFQLIDEMIKSNANSTDNEKIVYPNTALLSMCLMFGCFFIAFFLRHFKNGRFLPGPIRRMIGDFGVPIALFIMVFIDIAIEDTYTQKLSVPKGLSVTRPSDRGWLIHPLGKNRDFPIWMMFACFVPALLVFILIFLESQITTLIVSKPERKMVKGSGFHFDLLILVVMGGISSIFGVPWLSAATVRSVTHANALTVMSKGPKAEIEKVLEQRVSGILVATLVGLSILMEPILKMIPMTALFGIFLYMGITSLNGIQLWDRILLLFTPKKYYPSDAYATMVTPLRMHLFTIIQVVSLVVLWAVKSSPASLALPFIIILTIPLRILMTGRLFTVREMKCLDADDVKVDLEEEIGVDMYSESTLP, encoded by the exons ATGGACACAGATTTGTCATTTGGAGGG gacaATGACATGTCCTATGAAGAAAATGACACGTCGTTTCTTCCCTCCCCCTTCAATCT GACCCCGGCCCACCACAGGGGGAGCTATGACCTGGATCAGCagaggcaggaggagggagaaatACCCTCACAGAGCTTCACCCTCCGCCTGGACACTGGTG ccgCTCTGAACCTCAACACCAACGCCAACTCCAGAGGAGACTGTCTG GCCTATGTGGAGCTGAATGAGTACAAGACGAACGGGAACCAGGAGGGCTACTGGCAGGAGACGGGCCGATGGGTGGGCTACGAAGAGAGCTACGACCCCAACACAGGGGTCTGGGGCCCCTCACACATCTCCTACCTGACCTTCAAGAGCCTGGTGCAGCTGCGCAGAGCCATGTCCTCAg GCGTGTTCCTGCTGGACCTGGGTGAGAATAGCCTTTCGGCCGTGGCTGAGAAGGTGGTGGATGAGCTGGCGAGCAGGAGAGAGATCCAGCAGGGCGAGCGTGAGAACCTGCTGAGGGCTCTGCTGCAGAAGCGCAG CCAGTCTAACCAGGACACGGAAGCGTCATCTGGAATAGAGATGCAAGTCTTCTCTGTCACCAAGAAG AGAGATGCAGCAGGCAGTCTGGAGGCCTCAGTGGTCCTCTCAG GGGCGCTGGACTTCCTGAAGAAGCCCGTGCTGGCCTTTGTGCGTCTGCGCGAGGCCGTCGTCATGGAGACGGCCCTGGAGGCCTCGGTGGCCGTGCGCTTCGTCTTCGTCATGGTGGGGCCGGCCCAGGCCACCATGGACTACCATGAGTCAGGCCGCTCCATGGCCGCCCTACTGACCGATAgg GTGTTCAACACGGCGGCGTTCCTGGCAGATTCCGAGAAGGAGCTGACGGACGCCATGGCAGACTTCATGGACTGCAGCATCGTGGTCCCGCCCACGGAGATCAAGAATGAAGTCATGCTCCAGTCTATCATCGACTTCCAGAAGAAGCTCCTCAGAGATCGACAGCGCCCGAGTGACACCCAGCTCTTTTTCAAAGACAAGCCCAAAG GCCCGGTGGAGCCCAGGGAGGACCCCCTGGCCCGTATGGGTTGGCCTTTCGGAGGCATGGTCAAAGACATCAAGAGACGCTACCCAAAATACCTGAGCGACTTCACTGACGGGCTCAACATCCAGGTCCTGTCTGCCGTCATCTTCATTTACTTCGCTGCCCTGTCTCCGGCCATTACTTTCGGCGGACTCCTGG CTGATAAGACGGAAGGATGGATGGGTGTTTCCGAGCTCATGATCTCCACCTCCATCCAGGGAATCATCTTCTGCTTCATTGCCGCCCAGCCGGTGTTGGTCATCGGCTTCTCCGGGCCCCTGCTGGTCTTCGAGGACGCCTTCTATGTA TTCTGTAAGGCCCGGGGGATTGAGTACATCGTGGGCCGGGTGTGGGTGGGCATCTGGCTGGTGGTCAtcgtggtggtgatggtgggcATAGAGGGGAGCTTCCTGGTCAAGTTCATCTCCCGCTTCACGCAAGAGATCTTCTCCATCCTCATCTCCCTCATTTTCATCTATGAGACCTTTGCCAAGCTCTTTAAG ATCTTCCAAGCCCATCCCCTGGTGCTGAACTACGATCATCTGAACTCTTCTAAGCCCTATTCTTTCCAACTCATAgatgaaatgataaaaagtaATGCAAACAGCACAGACAACGAAAAGATCGTCTACCCAAACACTGCCCTGCTCTCCATGTGCCTCATGTTTGGATGTTTCTTCATCGCCTTCTTCCTCCGCCATTTCAAGAATGGACGTTTTCTGCCTGGTCCA ATACGTCGAATGATTGGAGATTTCGGGGTCCCCATTGCCCTTTTCATCATGGTTTTTATTGATATCGCCATTGAAGATACCTACACACAG AAACTGTCGGTGCCCAAAGGCCTATCGGTGACCAGGCCCTCAGATAGGGGCTGGCTGATCCACCCCCTTGGAAAGAATAGAGATTTCCCTATCTGGATGATGTTTGCCTGCTTTGTCCCAGCCTTGTTGGTCttcatcctcatcttcctcgagtCCCAGATCACCAC GCTGATCGTGAGCAAGCCCGAGAGAAAGATGGTGAAGGGGTCGGGCTTTCACTTTGATCTGCTGATCCTGGTGGTCATGGGCGGCATCAGCTCCATTTTTGgcgtgccctggctgagtgccGCCACAGTGCGTTCCGTTACTCATGCCAACGCCCTGACTGTCATGAGCAAGGGGCCCAAGGCCGAGATCGAGAAGGTGCTGGAGCAGAGGGTCAGCGGGATTCTGGTGGCCACGCTGGTCG GACTTTCCATCCTGATGGAACCCATCCTGAAGATGATTCCGATGACGGCTCTCTTTGGGATCTTCCTGTACATGGGCATCACCTCCCTCAACGGGATCCAGCTATGGGACCGCATTCTTCTCTTGTTCACCCCAAAGAAGTACTACCCTTCGGATGCGTACGCCACCATG GTGACACCGCTGCGGATGCACCTGTTCACTATCATCCAGGTCGTGTCCCTGGTGGTCCTGTGGGCGGTGAAGTCCAGCCCTGCCTCCCTGGCCCTGCccttcatcatcatcctcaccatcCCGCTCCGCATCCTCATGACAGGCCGCCTCTTCACTGTCAGGGAAATGAAATGC TTGGATGCTGATGATGTCAAGGTGGACCTGGAGGAAGAGATAGGGGTGGATATGTACTCGGAGTCCACACTACCGTAG